The following DNA comes from Paenibacillus crassostreae.
CTTGAGCAACCGTCGGATGTCATACCACTTGCTGGGCATCATTCGGGGCTCTATCACTTCGCTCTATTGTTACCAGAGCGTGGGGATCTTGCTGTATTTCTACGCCACTTAGTTGAAACAGGTTACCCGTTTGGTGCTGGCGATCATTATGTGAGCGAGGCATTATATATTTCAGATCCAGACGGGAATGGGATCGAGGTATATTGGGACCGCCCTTCATCGGAATGGAAATGGGAGAATGGTCTAGTAGAAATGGCGACACTTCAGATAGATGCACAAGGAATACTTGCTGAAAGTGATGAGCCATGGAGCGGATTGCCATCGGGCACAATTATGGGACATATCCATCTTCATGTTGGGAACGTGAAGCAGGCGGAGCAATTTTATAATGAAGTACTTGGGTTTAATACCGTGTCGCATTACCCGCAGGCTGCCTTCATGTCTACTGGAGAATACCACCATCACATTGCAATCAACACTTGGCAGGGGGTTGGAGCACCAACTCCGCCGAAGAATATGGTTGGATTGAAATGGTATACCCTGGTATATTCTAATGAAGAAGTAAGACAGAGTGCAGTTGCTAAGCTTGAGCAAGCAGGTGTATCAGTTATCAAAGAGTTAGATGGATATTTAACGAGTGATCCTGCAGGAAATCAGATATTACTAGTTATTTGAGAATATAGTGATACAGGAGATGCCACGTAATGACTAAATCAATAGTAGACAAGCTGAATTTGCAAAAGTATGAACGGGTCGCCGTATTGAATAAACCTGAAGGAACGGACTATCTTGCGGAGTTGTCAGGTTATGATACTACACTCAAAGATGGTGCTTATGATCTCATATTTGCTTTTGTGTTAGATATGGCAAGTATGAAAAAACTGGTTGATCAGGTGATTGAACATCAGTATCTTAACAAACAGGGTTATCTCTTCCTGGCGTATCCCAAGAAGGGAAATAAAGTATACCCTACATTTATTCATCGAGATGACTTGTTATCGGGAATTGGTAGTGATGATAGTGGATATATCGGGATAAGCGATATCAAATTTGCACGCATGGTAGGAATGGATGACGTCTTTACTGTTGTTGGCCTTAAAGAGGATGCGAAGGGTAAAAATAAGACATCTTCGAAATCTAGTCAATGTGTAGATGATTATATTTCCTTCATGCCTAATGTGGAACAAGATTTAGAAGATACGCCAGAGTTACTTAGCTTTTACCGTTCGCTTACTCCAGGGTACCGCAAGGATTGGGCGCGGTATGTCTATAGTGCCAAACAAGAGGGGACCAGAGAAAAGCGACGAGAGGAAATGAAAATGATTCTTCAGGCAGGTTATAAGAGTCGTGACTTATATCTTAAATAAGCCAATTCGTACATGTCTAAATAGCGTATAAATTTACTAATGGGCACCTAATCTAGGTGCCCATTTCATGTTTCTCCCGATAAATACTTCGGTACACTGCTGGAGTTAGACTTTCGAACTTTTTAAAGGTCTTGATGAAATATCCAGCATCACAGAATCCCAGATCATCACTGATTTGATTGATGGATTGTTCCGTTGTCTCCAACAGTTGTTTGGCCCACTCCATTTTGATTCGTGGAGTGAATACGGAGAAATTCTCCCCGGTTTCTTTCATAAATATTCGACTGAAATAACTGGGACTAATGTGGCATAGCTTTGCTAGCTTAGTTAAAGTGATATTCTCATTCTTATGATGATAGATATAATCAAATGCAGGTTGTAGTAACGGGTTAGAAGATCGAACCTCACTAGAGGTAAACCTTTTGATTTGATTGTCAATGAGAGTACTGGAAAGCTCACTCTGCATCGCTTGTAT
Coding sequences within:
- a CDS encoding VOC family protein, yielding MSKFHQEPNVYVGEVNIKVRELDRAVAFYENIIGLRVLEKTDHTASLTANGKTPLVTLEQPSDVIPLAGHHSGLYHFALLLPERGDLAVFLRHLVETGYPFGAGDHYVSEALYISDPDGNGIEVYWDRPSSEWKWENGLVEMATLQIDAQGILAESDEPWSGLPSGTIMGHIHLHVGNVKQAEQFYNEVLGFNTVSHYPQAAFMSTGEYHHHIAINTWQGVGAPTPPKNMVGLKWYTLVYSNEEVRQSAVAKLEQAGVSVIKELDGYLTSDPAGNQILLVI
- a CDS encoding YdeI/OmpD-associated family protein, with product MTKSIVDKLNLQKYERVAVLNKPEGTDYLAELSGYDTTLKDGAYDLIFAFVLDMASMKKLVDQVIEHQYLNKQGYLFLAYPKKGNKVYPTFIHRDDLLSGIGSDDSGYIGISDIKFARMVGMDDVFTVVGLKEDAKGKNKTSSKSSQCVDDYISFMPNVEQDLEDTPELLSFYRSLTPGYRKDWARYVYSAKQEGTREKRREEMKMILQAGYKSRDLYLK